The following proteins come from a genomic window of Synechococcus sp. NB0720_010:
- the carA gene encoding glutamine-hydrolyzing carbamoyl-phosphate synthase small subunit: MSSSPTPQPALLVLADGLVLRGEAFGARATAFGEVVFNTGMTGYQEVMTDPSYSGQLVTFTYPELGNTGVNGSDQEADVPHVRGVIARQLAPTQSSWRSEGSLEAWLEQHGVVGISGIDTRSLVRHLREGGAMNGAISTDGSTPQQLLERVQAMPSMAGLNLAKDVSTREPYTWSSLCTAAFDQRLQDNPATPYKVVAIDFGIKRAILERLVAHGCDVTVLPADATLEQVLERQPEGVFLSNGPGDPSAVTSGINLAKSLVEQEALPLFGICLGHQILGLALGGSTFKLGYGHRGLNHPCGTTGVVEITSQNHGFALDADSLPADQMEVTHLNLNDRTVAAFAHRQKPIFGVQYHPEASPGPHDADHHFGRFAALMSERRG, translated from the coding sequence ATGAGCAGCTCACCCACCCCTCAACCAGCCCTTCTTGTGTTGGCTGATGGCCTGGTGTTGCGTGGCGAAGCCTTTGGCGCCAGAGCGACGGCCTTCGGTGAAGTGGTCTTCAACACCGGTATGACCGGTTACCAGGAGGTCATGACCGACCCCAGCTATTCCGGGCAGTTGGTCACCTTCACCTATCCCGAACTGGGCAATACCGGGGTCAACGGCAGTGATCAAGAGGCCGATGTCCCCCATGTTCGCGGTGTGATCGCCCGTCAGTTGGCTCCCACCCAGAGCAGCTGGCGCAGTGAAGGCAGCCTCGAGGCCTGGTTAGAGCAACACGGCGTGGTCGGTATCTCCGGCATTGATACCCGCTCCCTGGTTCGCCACCTGCGCGAGGGCGGTGCCATGAACGGTGCCATCAGTACTGACGGCAGCACGCCCCAGCAGTTGCTGGAGCGGGTCCAGGCGATGCCGTCAATGGCTGGTTTGAACCTGGCGAAGGACGTCTCCACCAGGGAGCCCTACACCTGGTCATCCCTTTGCACTGCTGCCTTCGATCAACGCCTCCAGGACAATCCCGCGACCCCGTACAAGGTCGTGGCGATCGACTTCGGCATCAAACGGGCCATCCTCGAACGGTTGGTGGCCCATGGCTGCGATGTCACGGTGCTGCCGGCCGACGCCACCTTGGAGCAGGTCCTCGAGCGCCAGCCTGAAGGTGTTTTCCTCTCCAACGGCCCTGGCGACCCCTCGGCTGTGACCAGTGGGATCAACCTGGCGAAGTCGTTGGTTGAGCAGGAGGCACTGCCCCTGTTCGGGATCTGCCTGGGGCACCAGATCCTGGGTCTAGCCCTTGGTGGAAGCACGTTCAAGCTTGGCTATGGCCACCGCGGTCTGAACCACCCGTGCGGGACCACCGGTGTGGTGGAAATCACCAGCCAAAACCACGGTTTCGCCTTGGACGCTGACTCGCTCCCGGCCGATCAGATGGAGGTCACCCATCTGAATCTCAACGATCGAACCGTGGCGGCCTTTGCCCATCGCCAGAAGCCGATCTTCGGGGTGCAGTACCACCCAGAGGCCAGTCCTGGCCCCCACGATGCCGACCATCACTTCGGCCGTTTTGCCGCGCTGATGAGCGAGCGACGGGGCTGA
- a CDS encoding ribonuclease III domain-containing protein, whose product MGPLQLAWLGDAVWELHQRMRRCRQPGRSSDLHRAVVADVRADAQAEALDRLQEKGLLQEAELEWVRRGRNKAGRGPRKGEAGVYGKATGFETMVGWLFLQNPSRLAQLLAELEDADR is encoded by the coding sequence TTGGGTCCGCTTCAGCTGGCCTGGCTAGGGGATGCTGTCTGGGAGTTGCACCAGCGCATGCGCCGCTGCCGCCAGCCGGGACGCAGTTCCGATTTGCATCGAGCCGTTGTGGCGGATGTCCGCGCAGATGCCCAGGCGGAGGCCCTCGATCGCCTGCAGGAGAAGGGATTGCTCCAGGAGGCCGAACTGGAGTGGGTGCGGCGTGGACGCAATAAAGCGGGTCGTGGGCCCCGCAAGGGAGAGGCTGGTGTCTATGGCAAGGCCACGGGATTTGAGACAATGGTGGGCTGGCTCTTTCTGCAGAACCCCAGCCGCCTTGCACAGCTGCTGGCAGAACTCGAGGACGCCGACCGATAA
- the trpD gene encoding anthranilate phosphoribosyltransferase, with product MTAPQSWSALLDQLLRGESLQGSQARDLMEAWLSEQLEPVQTGAFLAALRSKGMNGEELAAMAEVLRAAAPLPCARPDLELVDTCGTGGDGANTFNISTAVAFVAAACGAQVAKHGNRSASGKVGSADVLEAVGLNLKASTDVVVQALNAAGVTFLFAPGWHPALVGLAPLRRALGVRTVFNLLGPLVNPLRPDYQVLGVGAAELLEPMADALARLGCRRAVVVFGHGGLDEASLSGPSELRLIQDGQVERQLLDPQTLGLSLAPMEALRGGELEDNARILEAVLQGQGSQAQQDVVALNAALVIWAAGLADSVAAALPLAQAAMESGAAYARLRSLSQALA from the coding sequence ATGACAGCCCCCCAGTCCTGGTCGGCCCTTCTCGATCAACTCCTGCGCGGTGAGTCGTTGCAGGGATCGCAGGCACGCGATCTGATGGAGGCCTGGCTGTCTGAACAGCTCGAGCCCGTTCAAACGGGCGCCTTCCTCGCGGCCCTTCGCTCCAAGGGGATGAACGGTGAGGAGCTGGCGGCCATGGCTGAGGTCCTGCGCGCTGCTGCACCCCTGCCCTGTGCCCGGCCTGACCTTGAACTGGTGGATACCTGTGGCACCGGTGGGGATGGGGCCAATACGTTCAACATCTCGACGGCCGTTGCTTTTGTGGCCGCCGCCTGTGGGGCCCAGGTCGCGAAGCACGGAAACCGCAGTGCCAGCGGCAAGGTCGGCTCTGCCGATGTTCTTGAAGCGGTTGGACTGAACCTCAAAGCTTCAACCGACGTGGTGGTTCAGGCACTCAATGCTGCCGGCGTCACCTTCTTATTTGCTCCGGGCTGGCATCCCGCCTTGGTTGGACTGGCCCCCCTGCGCCGGGCCCTGGGGGTGAGAACGGTGTTCAACCTGCTGGGTCCCCTGGTCAATCCCCTCAGGCCGGACTATCAGGTCCTTGGTGTCGGAGCAGCGGAGTTGCTCGAGCCCATGGCCGATGCCTTAGCCCGCTTGGGCTGCCGCCGTGCCGTCGTGGTCTTTGGCCATGGCGGGCTCGATGAAGCATCCCTTTCTGGCCCGAGTGAGTTGCGTCTGATCCAGGACGGACAGGTGGAACGCCAGCTCTTGGATCCCCAGACGCTGGGCTTGAGCCTCGCTCCGATGGAGGCACTCCGGGGTGGAGAACTGGAGGACAACGCTCGGATCCTGGAGGCCGTGCTCCAGGGCCAGGGGAGCCAGGCGCAACAGGATGTGGTGGCCCTGAACGCGGCCCTGGTGATCTGGGCCGCTGGCTTGGCTGACTCCGTTGCGGCAGCCCTGCCTCTGGCGCAGGCCGCCATGGAGAGTGGAGCCGCCTACGCGCGGCTGCGCAGCCTCAGTCAGGCCCTGGCTTAG
- a CDS encoding STAS domain-containing protein → MTVSLRGGFEQQDGCLLFSFTGQLDAYSEKQFLAFINDHLTSTPQPLVLDLSKIDFIDSSGLGALVQFAKHCNDQKIQFLVVGNARVVQTVKLVRLEEFLHLQPDLNTALGAIAA, encoded by the coding sequence TTGACCGTCTCTCTACGCGGTGGTTTTGAACAGCAGGACGGATGTCTCCTGTTCAGTTTCACCGGGCAGTTGGATGCTTACTCCGAGAAGCAATTTCTCGCCTTTATCAACGACCACCTCACCAGCACCCCGCAGCCGCTGGTGCTGGACCTGAGCAAGATCGATTTCATCGATTCCTCGGGTCTCGGAGCCCTGGTGCAGTTCGCTAAACACTGCAACGACCAGAAGATCCAGTTCTTAGTGGTCGGCAATGCCAGGGTCGTCCAGACGGTGAAACTGGTAAGGCTTGAGGAGTTTCTCCATCTCCAGCCAGACCTCAACACCGCCCTCGGAGCCATCGCCGCCTGA
- a CDS encoding 3'-5' exonuclease, producing MTRGDAEMDEQQPRAGWEQVDLLSLVSGSAAAPVVPEPAPEPAAETAVVADRAEAPEPSPAARLSGPSGPELLLILDTETTGLSPAEHRCIEVGAVLFSVPDRSVLSQVSFLMPCTSNAAEAVNGIAPALTQRPQPWQAGLACFEAMVEAADVLLAHNAAFDQQWFGLGSLPALSKPWLCSMEDIRWPQERQLRSTPSVRDLALAYGVPVWAAHRALTDCIYLAQVFERCEDLEDLLLQAMEPRRLYRARLSYEERHKAREAGFRWNQPVSGAWSRRLSEREVALLPFPVVPVDEAAELRSA from the coding sequence ATGACCAGGGGCGACGCGGAGATGGACGAACAACAGCCCCGTGCTGGCTGGGAGCAGGTGGATCTGCTCAGCCTGGTCAGTGGATCTGCCGCGGCGCCAGTCGTGCCTGAGCCTGCGCCGGAGCCGGCTGCGGAGACGGCTGTTGTTGCTGACCGGGCTGAGGCACCTGAGCCATCGCCTGCCGCGCGTCTCTCTGGTCCCAGTGGCCCCGAGCTGCTGTTGATCCTCGACACGGAGACCACCGGCCTCTCCCCGGCGGAGCATCGCTGCATTGAGGTCGGTGCGGTTCTTTTTTCGGTGCCGGATCGCTCGGTGTTGAGCCAGGTTTCGTTTTTGATGCCTTGCACCAGCAATGCCGCTGAAGCGGTGAATGGCATCGCCCCGGCCCTGACGCAACGCCCTCAGCCATGGCAGGCGGGTCTGGCCTGCTTCGAGGCCATGGTTGAAGCCGCTGACGTCCTCCTGGCCCATAACGCCGCCTTCGATCAGCAGTGGTTTGGTCTGGGCTCCCTGCCGGCACTCAGCAAGCCCTGGCTTTGCTCCATGGAGGACATTCGCTGGCCCCAGGAGCGTCAGCTGCGCTCTACGCCCTCGGTACGTGATCTGGCCTTGGCCTATGGCGTACCGGTTTGGGCGGCCCATCGGGCCCTCACCGATTGCATCTACCTGGCGCAGGTCTTTGAGCGTTGCGAGGACTTGGAGGACCTCCTTCTCCAGGCGATGGAGCCGCGCCGCCTCTACCGCGCTCGTCTCTCCTATGAAGAACGCCACAAGGCCCGAGAGGCGGGCTTCCGCTGGAATCAACCGGTGAGCGGAGCCTGGAGCCGGCGCCTGTCTGAACGGGAGGTGGCCCTATTGCCCTTCCCTGTCGTTCCGGTCGATGAGGCTGCGGAATTGCGCAGCGCCTGA
- the acs gene encoding acetate--CoA ligase, whose product MAETGIESVLNEARVFDPPAALSASARIGSLQAYRDLAAQAEADPDGFWGEAARRELHWFKPFETVLDWSNPPFARWFEGGQTNLSFNCLDRHLDGPRADKTALIWEGEPGDVRRFSYRELHAEVCKAANALKALGVGKGDLVALYMPMVPEAAIAMLACARIGAPHSVVFGGFSADALRDRLIDGQVKLVVTADGGFRKDKPVPLKPAVDEALAAKGGAPSVEKVLVVQRIDSGCAMESGRDHWWHELVDGQSSDCAAEPMESEDRLFVLYTSGSTGKPKGVVHTTAGYNLWAHLTFQWIFDIREDDVHWCTADVGWITGHSYIVYGPLSNGATTVMYEGAPRPSNPGAFWELIQKHRCTIFYTAPTAIRAFMKSGREVPDQYDMSSLRILGTVGEPINPEAWIWYRDVIGRGRCPIVDTWWQTETGGVMISPLPGATPTKPGSATLPLPGIQADIVDHDGNSQGADQGGYLAVRRPWPGMMRTVHGDPDRFRKSYWEEIRPADGSHIYFAGDGARRDADGYFWVMGRVDDVINVSGHRLGTMEIESALVSHPAVAESAVVGRPDDLKGEGIVAFVTLEAGRSGDDALVAELRSHVGKEIGPIARPDVIKFSDALPKTRSGKIMRRILRSLAAGQEVSGDTSTLEDRSVLDQLRV is encoded by the coding sequence ATGGCTGAGACCGGGATTGAGTCGGTGCTCAATGAGGCGCGGGTGTTTGATCCACCGGCCGCCCTGTCGGCATCCGCTCGGATCGGCTCCTTGCAGGCCTACCGGGACCTGGCCGCCCAAGCTGAAGCCGATCCCGATGGGTTCTGGGGTGAGGCTGCTCGGCGGGAGCTGCATTGGTTTAAGCCGTTCGAGACGGTCCTCGACTGGAGTAACCCACCCTTTGCCCGCTGGTTTGAAGGGGGGCAAACCAACCTGTCGTTTAACTGCCTGGATCGCCATCTCGATGGTCCCCGGGCCGACAAGACGGCCCTGATCTGGGAGGGGGAACCGGGTGATGTGCGGCGCTTCAGCTACCGCGAACTGCACGCGGAAGTTTGCAAAGCGGCCAATGCCCTGAAGGCCCTTGGCGTTGGTAAGGGCGACTTGGTGGCCCTGTACATGCCGATGGTTCCGGAGGCGGCCATCGCGATGTTGGCCTGTGCCCGTATTGGTGCGCCCCATTCCGTGGTCTTTGGTGGTTTCTCCGCCGATGCGCTGCGCGATCGCCTGATCGATGGGCAGGTCAAGCTCGTCGTGACGGCGGATGGGGGCTTCCGCAAGGACAAGCCGGTTCCCCTCAAGCCCGCCGTGGATGAAGCGCTTGCGGCAAAGGGTGGTGCTCCGAGTGTGGAGAAGGTTCTGGTCGTCCAGCGCATCGACTCGGGCTGTGCCATGGAGTCGGGTCGTGACCACTGGTGGCATGAGCTCGTGGATGGTCAGAGCAGCGATTGCGCGGCGGAGCCGATGGAGAGCGAGGACCGCCTCTTCGTCCTCTACACCTCCGGTTCCACCGGTAAGCCCAAGGGGGTGGTGCACACCACGGCTGGCTACAACCTCTGGGCTCACCTGACCTTCCAGTGGATCTTCGACATCCGTGAAGACGACGTCCACTGGTGTACAGCGGATGTGGGCTGGATCACCGGCCACAGCTACATCGTCTACGGCCCCCTCTCCAATGGCGCGACGACGGTGATGTACGAAGGGGCCCCTCGCCCCAGCAACCCCGGGGCCTTCTGGGAGCTGATCCAGAAACACCGTTGCACCATCTTCTATACGGCGCCCACGGCGATCCGCGCCTTCATGAAGAGCGGCCGGGAGGTGCCGGATCAGTACGACATGAGCTCCCTGCGGATCCTCGGCACCGTGGGGGAGCCGATCAATCCAGAGGCCTGGATTTGGTATCGCGATGTGATCGGCCGTGGTCGCTGCCCGATCGTCGACACCTGGTGGCAGACGGAGACCGGTGGGGTGATGATTAGCCCCCTTCCTGGGGCGACGCCGACGAAGCCAGGCTCGGCGACCCTTCCACTCCCCGGCATCCAAGCCGACATCGTCGACCACGACGGCAACTCCCAAGGAGCGGATCAAGGTGGCTACCTCGCGGTGCGTCGTCCCTGGCCAGGAATGATGCGCACGGTTCACGGCGATCCCGACCGTTTCCGCAAGAGCTACTGGGAGGAGATTCGCCCGGCCGATGGCTCCCACATCTACTTCGCCGGAGACGGCGCCCGCCGCGATGCCGACGGTTACTTCTGGGTGATGGGCCGGGTCGACGACGTGATCAACGTCAGTGGCCACCGTCTGGGGACGATGGAAATTGAAAGTGCTCTGGTCAGTCATCCCGCCGTGGCGGAATCCGCTGTGGTGGGTCGCCCGGATGACCTCAAGGGTGAGGGCATCGTTGCGTTTGTGACCCTTGAGGCCGGCCGTAGTGGTGATGACGCCTTGGTGGCCGAACTGCGGAGCCATGTGGGCAAGGAGATCGGTCCGATTGCCCGCCCAGATGTGATCAAGTTCAGCGACGCCCTACCGAAGACCCGCAGCGGCAAGATCATGCGCCGGATCCTGCGCTCCCTCGCCGCCGGTCAGGAGGTCAGCGGTGACACCTCAACCCTGGAGGATCGCTCCGTTCTTGATCAGCTGCGGGTCTGA
- a CDS encoding ABC transporter ATP-binding protein, which produces MAAIRFGLIQRYLRPYRRTVLLGVAALVVVNLLSVTIPLMVRGVIDDLQDGFTYSDVLRQAGIIVVLATLMGGVRLVSRMLVFGVGRQVEAQLKQKIFDHMLRQEPGWVQSTGSGEVISRATSDVENVRRLLGFAVLSLTNTALAYALTLPAMLAIDPLLSLAAVGLYPLMLITVRLFGGRMMRQQRRQQEALGELSDLIQEDLSGISAIKIYGQERTEREAFERRNKRYRDDALQLARTRSTLFPLLEGISSVSLLLLLALGSGQLESGRLSIGDLVALILYVERLVFPTALLGFTLNTFQTGQVSLERVEELLRRTPRIQSPKAPKPVPQRTGSQAAGIEARGLTLRYPDAERNTLEDVSFRLAPGELVAVVGPVGCGKTTLARALGRMVDVPEGQLYLDGTDITALDLEQLRQQVALVPQEGYLFTASLADNLRYGEPDADQARIEQAAEQARLAADVRGFPDRYETLVGERGITLSGGQRQRTALGRALLVQAPLLVLDDALASVDNNTAADILSSIRAQRDRTILMISHQLSAAAACDRILVLDEGRLVQQGHHNALLEEAGTYRRLWEREQAEEQLTRVA; this is translated from the coding sequence ATGGCGGCGATCCGCTTCGGACTGATCCAGCGCTACCTGCGGCCCTATCGGCGCACGGTGCTTCTGGGCGTCGCCGCCCTAGTGGTCGTCAACCTCTTGAGCGTCACGATCCCGCTGATGGTGCGGGGCGTCATCGATGACCTCCAGGACGGCTTCACCTACAGCGACGTGCTGCGGCAGGCCGGAATCATCGTCGTGCTGGCGACCCTCATGGGGGGCGTCCGGCTGGTCTCGCGAATGCTGGTCTTCGGAGTGGGCCGGCAGGTGGAGGCCCAGCTGAAGCAGAAGATCTTCGATCACATGCTCCGCCAGGAGCCCGGTTGGGTGCAGAGCACCGGCAGCGGCGAAGTAATCAGCCGAGCCACCAGTGATGTGGAGAACGTGCGGCGCCTGCTGGGCTTTGCGGTGCTCAGCCTCACGAACACCGCCCTCGCCTACGCCCTGACACTGCCGGCGATGCTCGCCATCGACCCACTGCTCAGCCTGGCGGCGGTGGGGCTCTATCCGTTGATGTTGATCACCGTTCGACTCTTCGGCGGCCGGATGATGCGGCAACAGCGCCGTCAGCAGGAAGCGCTCGGTGAATTGAGCGATCTGATCCAGGAGGACCTCTCCGGCATCAGCGCCATCAAGATCTATGGCCAAGAACGCACCGAGCGGGAGGCCTTCGAGCGGCGCAACAAGCGTTACCGGGATGACGCTCTCCAGTTAGCCCGCACCCGCAGCACGCTCTTCCCTCTCCTGGAGGGCATCTCGTCGGTCAGTTTGCTGTTGCTGCTCGCCCTTGGCAGCGGGCAACTGGAGAGCGGTCGCCTCTCCATCGGGGATTTGGTGGCCTTGATCCTTTACGTCGAGCGACTGGTCTTCCCGACGGCCCTTCTGGGATTCACGCTAAATACCTTCCAGACCGGCCAGGTGAGCCTGGAGCGCGTCGAAGAGCTGCTGCGCCGGACGCCGCGCATCCAATCCCCTAAGGCACCAAAGCCAGTCCCTCAACGGACGGGCAGCCAAGCCGCCGGGATCGAAGCCCGAGGCCTCACCCTGCGTTACCCCGACGCGGAGCGCAACACCCTTGAGGACGTCAGCTTCCGCCTTGCCCCAGGGGAACTCGTGGCCGTTGTCGGACCCGTGGGATGCGGCAAAACCACCTTGGCCAGGGCCCTGGGCCGGATGGTGGACGTGCCTGAAGGGCAGTTGTACCTCGATGGGACTGACATCACAGCCCTCGACCTCGAGCAGCTCCGCCAACAGGTCGCCCTGGTCCCCCAGGAGGGCTACCTCTTCACTGCGAGCCTCGCCGACAACCTCCGCTATGGAGAACCAGACGCGGATCAAGCACGGATCGAACAGGCAGCGGAGCAGGCGCGACTGGCCGCTGATGTGCGGGGCTTCCCCGATCGCTACGAAACCCTCGTAGGGGAGCGCGGCATCACCCTGAGTGGCGGACAGCGCCAGCGCACAGCCCTGGGTCGTGCCCTGCTGGTTCAAGCCCCGCTCTTGGTGCTCGATGACGCCCTGGCCAGCGTGGACAACAACACGGCCGCCGACATCCTGAGCTCGATTCGCGCCCAGCGGGACCGAACGATCTTGATGATCAGCCACCAACTCTCAGCGGCAGCGGCCTGTGATCGAATCCTTGTCCTGGACGAGGGGCGTCTGGTGCAGCAGGGACACCACAACGCGCTCCTCGAGGAAGCCGGCACCTACCGCAGGCTCTGGGAGCGGGAACAGGCGGAGGAACAACTCACGCGCGTGGCTTGA
- a CDS encoding HAD family phosphatase — protein sequence MAHPAACLFDLDGLLLDTEPLHAQAWQQAAHHFGRPLADPELMQLRGRRRLDCAEQVREWIRASQLLVPSVDELLAIRQPIAEALLIQARPMAGAQALIRRCLELGLPMALATSSSKEAVNLKAKPHPWLAAIEERVHGDDPELRRGKPHPDVFQLAAQRLGVNCKDSWAFEDSPAGAHAALAAGCRVFVVPAPDADPVLYPAQITDRISSLDEVLPLLN from the coding sequence ATGGCTCATCCCGCCGCCTGCCTGTTTGACCTGGACGGGCTGCTGCTCGACACCGAACCCCTGCATGCGCAGGCCTGGCAGCAGGCGGCCCATCACTTCGGACGCCCCCTGGCCGATCCAGAACTGATGCAACTGCGAGGACGCCGGCGCCTGGATTGCGCTGAGCAGGTGCGTGAGTGGATCCGCGCGAGCCAGCTGCTGGTTCCAAGCGTTGATGAGCTGTTGGCCATTCGCCAGCCCATTGCCGAGGCCCTCTTGATTCAGGCGCGACCCATGGCCGGCGCCCAGGCGCTGATCCGTCGCTGCCTGGAGTTGGGCCTACCGATGGCCCTGGCCACTAGCAGCTCAAAAGAGGCGGTGAACTTGAAAGCCAAGCCCCACCCTTGGCTGGCGGCCATTGAAGAACGGGTCCACGGAGACGACCCTGAGCTCAGACGCGGCAAACCGCATCCGGATGTCTTTCAGCTCGCCGCCCAGCGACTTGGGGTGAATTGCAAGGACAGCTGGGCCTTCGAGGATTCACCGGCAGGGGCCCATGCAGCCCTCGCTGCGGGCTGCCGTGTGTTCGTCGTGCCTGCACCGGATGCAGACCCAGTGCTCTACCCAGCCCAAATCACTGACAGGATCAGCTCCCTCGACGAGGTCTTACCGCTGCTGAACTGA
- a CDS encoding DUF3288 family protein produces the protein MDRLLATEAPADADLVELGRLLMRYEGFPGALDLQEDLQKTLRLWGLSREQLHQRTRAIWAGGYRPGAEAAPQAVGSGFDTSDQDSP, from the coding sequence GTGGACCGGTTGTTGGCCACTGAGGCACCTGCTGATGCTGATCTGGTGGAGCTGGGTCGCCTGTTGATGCGTTACGAGGGATTTCCCGGGGCCCTGGATCTTCAGGAGGATCTCCAGAAGACTCTGCGTCTGTGGGGCTTAAGCCGCGAGCAACTGCATCAGCGCACTCGGGCGATCTGGGCTGGCGGCTATCGGCCGGGGGCTGAAGCGGCACCTCAGGCCGTCGGATCTGGTTTTGACACGTCCGATCAGGACAGTCCCTGA
- a CDS encoding DUF1350 family protein, producing MSWRQRGSLWCWTPPQPRGLIEFIGGSYLAATPQISYRRLLEALARRGMAIHAWSYVPGFDHQAQANDAWRSFRQRRDPDQPPPLRLGHSLGCKLHLLAPDNGRGCSALAAMSFNNFSAERSVPLLAELGGALGVTSEFSPSPEETLRLIAKNYRQANNLLVRFKSDQLDQSPRLLQVLQNRSQDRSRLLERAGDHLTPASAGLRQNLLGGWADDPARQRELDQLANQLLQWWTSPDQTRS from the coding sequence ATGAGCTGGCGCCAGCGCGGAAGCCTCTGGTGCTGGACCCCTCCCCAACCGCGGGGGCTGATCGAGTTCATTGGCGGCAGCTATCTCGCTGCGACGCCGCAGATCAGCTATCGGCGGCTTCTCGAGGCCTTGGCGCGCCGGGGCATGGCCATCCACGCCTGGAGCTATGTCCCCGGCTTTGACCATCAGGCACAGGCCAATGACGCCTGGAGGAGCTTCCGCCAGCGCAGGGACCCCGATCAGCCCCCGCCGCTCAGACTTGGCCACAGCCTGGGCTGCAAGCTGCACCTGTTGGCGCCCGATAACGGTCGAGGCTGCAGCGCCTTGGCAGCGATGAGCTTCAACAACTTCTCCGCCGAGAGGAGTGTTCCCCTACTCGCCGAGCTCGGGGGGGCCCTCGGGGTCACGAGCGAGTTCAGCCCCTCCCCCGAGGAGACCCTGCGACTGATCGCCAAAAATTACAGACAAGCCAACAACCTGCTGGTGCGCTTCAAAAGCGACCAACTGGACCAGAGCCCTCGGCTCCTGCAGGTGCTTCAAAACCGCAGCCAAGACCGCTCCCGGTTGCTCGAGCGCGCCGGGGATCACCTAACCCCAGCCAGCGCAGGGCTACGCCAGAACCTGCTTGGGGGATGGGCCGATGATCCAGCCCGACAGAGGGAACTGGATCAACTGGCCAATCAGCTGCTGCAGTGGTGGACGAGCCCGGATCAGACCCGCAGCTGA
- the msrA gene encoding peptide-methionine (S)-S-oxide reductase MsrA — MGGSKTNLIAPEAALPGRSDPIATADRHVVLGTALKAPLSTSQQEALFGCGCFWGAEKGFWRLPGVITTAVGYAGGYTPNPTYEEVCSGRTGHTEVVRVVWDVNAIDFSDLLKLFWECHNPTQGMAQGNDTGTQYRSSIYVNEPKLLAVAKASSDRYQQLLNGSGKGAITTEIALGKPFFFAEGYHQQYLARPGSRPYCSAQPQGVLLDEQWEGCHYQLPAAVWQNYDWSISHCVLRGDNSPIRL, encoded by the coding sequence ATGGGTGGATCAAAGACAAACCTGATTGCACCAGAAGCGGCCCTACCAGGACGCTCCGATCCGATCGCGACGGCGGATCGCCACGTGGTCCTGGGTACAGCGCTGAAGGCTCCGTTGAGCACCAGTCAGCAGGAAGCCCTCTTTGGCTGCGGATGCTTCTGGGGCGCGGAGAAGGGGTTCTGGCGCTTGCCCGGGGTGATCACGACCGCGGTGGGCTACGCCGGTGGCTACACCCCGAACCCGACCTATGAGGAGGTCTGCTCCGGCCGAACCGGTCACACCGAAGTCGTACGTGTGGTTTGGGATGTCAACGCCATTGATTTCAGTGATCTCCTGAAGCTCTTCTGGGAATGCCACAACCCAACCCAGGGGATGGCCCAGGGCAACGACACCGGTACCCAGTACCGCTCATCGATCTACGTCAACGAGCCCAAGCTCCTGGCGGTCGCCAAGGCCTCATCTGATCGCTACCAGCAGCTACTGAATGGCTCCGGCAAAGGAGCCATCACCACGGAAATTGCCCTGGGCAAACCCTTTTTCTTCGCCGAGGGCTATCACCAGCAGTACCTGGCCCGTCCAGGCAGCCGGCCCTACTGCTCCGCACAACCCCAGGGGGTCTTGCTCGATGAGCAGTGGGAAGGCTGTCACTACCAACTCCCGGCGGCGGTCTGGCAGAACTACGACTGGAGCATCAGCCACTGCGTCCTGCGGGGAGACAACAGCCCAATTCGCCTTTGA
- a CDS encoding peroxiredoxin: protein MAQALKSGDRAPLIALQDQNGVERRSDQLAGKALVLFFYPKDDTPGCTMEACAFRDSYADLQALGAEVWGVSGDNASSHQRFASRHNLPYPLLVDQNNQLRKAFGVPGVLGLLPGRVTYVIDASGVVRHVFNNLLDGPAHRREALDCLKRLQAA from the coding sequence TTGGCCCAAGCCCTGAAAAGCGGTGATCGCGCTCCCCTGATCGCGCTGCAGGATCAGAACGGCGTGGAGCGCCGCAGCGATCAACTCGCGGGCAAGGCTCTGGTTCTGTTCTTCTATCCCAAGGACGACACCCCTGGCTGCACCATGGAGGCCTGCGCCTTCCGCGATAGCTATGCCGACCTGCAGGCCTTAGGGGCGGAGGTCTGGGGCGTCAGTGGCGACAACGCCAGCAGTCATCAGCGCTTTGCCAGCCGCCACAACCTGCCCTATCCCCTGCTGGTGGATCAAAACAACCAGTTGCGCAAGGCCTTTGGGGTGCCCGGCGTCCTTGGACTGCTGCCGGGCCGCGTGACCTACGTGATCGACGCGAGCGGGGTCGTTCGTCACGTGTTCAACAACCTGCTCGATGGCCCGGCCCATCGCCGTGAAGCCCTCGACTGCCTCAAGCGCCTTCAGGCCGCATGA